A single Schistocerca piceifrons isolate TAMUIC-IGC-003096 chromosome 6, iqSchPice1.1, whole genome shotgun sequence DNA region contains:
- the LOC124803263 gene encoding craniofacial development protein 2-like, whose amino-acid sequence MLPGYDTPTDAAPIVRKTAIIDRELLRLCVDVAALQETRLSGEGSLREDNSTFFWKGREIGERREHGVGFAVRNSFLSCCEQTKSMSERLTTLRLKTTSGPVTLISAYAPTMKAPPEVKDMFYEDLRKCQENVRGSDKLMLLGDFNARVGNKRNNWTHCIGPYGIGNMNENGQRLLELCTSLSLCITNTYFQNRDVHKVTWKHPRSGHWHQLDFIITRRSDLRHVLNSRTYHSADCDTDHSLVMTKSRFTPKKIHSAESVCRRVKINTKAIQEDTL is encoded by the coding sequence atgTTACCCGGATATGACACTCCTACAGATGCTGCCCCTATAGTCAGAAAAACAGCCATAATTGACAGAGAACTCCTGCGTCTTTGCGTTGATGTAGCTGCATTACAGGAAACTCGTCTCTCTGGGGAAGGCAGCCTGCGTGAAGATAATAGCACCTTTTTCTGGAAAGGGagagaaattggagaaagacgTGAACACGGAGTTGGCTTTGCAGTGCGAAACAGTTTTCTCAGCTGCTGCGAACAAACAAAATCTATGTCTGAACGATTAACAACTTTGAGATTAAAGACAACATCAGGCCCCGTCACATTAATCTCTGCATATGCTCCCACTATGAAAGCGCCACCtgaagtcaaagacatgttctaTGAAGACCTGCGGAAATGCCAGGAGAATGTTCGTGGATCAGATAAACTCATGTTactgggagactttaatgccaggGTTGGGAATAAACGGAACAACTGGACCCACTGCATTGGCCCATACGGCATtggaaatatgaatgagaacggtcAGCGACTGCTAGAACTTTgcacctctctttctctctgcatCACTAACACTTACTTCCAGAATAGAGACGTGCACAAAGTAACATGGAAACACCCACGTTCAGGCCATTGGCATCAGCTCGACTTCATCATAACCAGAAGAAGCGACCTACGTCATGTCCTTAATTCCCGCACATATCACAGTGCTGACTGTGATACTGATCACTCTTTAGTTATGACCAAATCACGGTTCACACCAAAGAAGATTCACTCAGCTGAGAGCGTTTGTCGAAGAGTGAAGATCAACACCAAAGCCATTCAAGAAGATACGCTATAA